A single region of the Synergistaceae bacterium genome encodes:
- a CDS encoding aldo/keto reductase — protein sequence MITFSLNNGITVPAVGFGTYKASAEAIGLAIEAGCRYFDTASFYGNEGMLGAALRDSGLPRKEFLIASKVWKTDLGYAETLAAFGRTLEALGTDYVDAYLIHWPRPDLVRTDWRELDRETWRAMEELYSAGKIRALGLSNFHPHHAENIIRDCAVMPSVAQLEFHPGYMQASAVNYYHERKILVQAWSPTGRGRVVDDVLIQELAAKYKVSPVQVCLAFCVNEGVMPLPKASTLGRIRENLEASNITLEREDIMRLENMPPMGWSGEHPDRERVKIV from the coding sequence ATGATTACTTTTTCGCTGAACAACGGCATCACAGTTCCCGCAGTCGGTTTCGGGACGTACAAGGCATCCGCAGAAGCGATAGGTCTCGCAATTGAGGCGGGCTGCAGGTACTTCGACACAGCGTCGTTTTACGGCAACGAAGGGATGTTAGGCGCGGCTCTTAGGGACAGCGGCCTTCCCCGTAAAGAGTTCCTCATAGCCTCAAAGGTCTGGAAGACGGATCTCGGGTACGCGGAAACTCTTGCGGCATTCGGGAGGACGCTTGAGGCACTCGGGACAGATTATGTTGATGCATACCTGATACACTGGCCGAGACCTGACCTCGTGCGTACGGACTGGCGGGAGCTCGACCGCGAAACGTGGCGGGCAATGGAGGAGCTGTACAGTGCGGGGAAAATCCGTGCACTTGGCCTGAGCAACTTTCACCCGCACCACGCAGAGAACATCATCAGGGATTGCGCGGTAATGCCCTCAGTCGCACAGCTGGAGTTTCATCCGGGATATATGCAGGCTTCCGCAGTGAACTATTACCATGAGAGAAAGATTCTCGTTCAGGCATGGAGCCCAACAGGAAGGGGAAGGGTTGTTGACGACGTACTCATTCAGGAGCTCGCGGCCAAGTACAAGGTCAGCCCCGTTCAGGTGTGCCTTGCGTTCTGCGTCAATGAAGGAGTTATGCCCCTGCCGAAAGCATCAACGCTCGGGAGGATACGCGAGAACCTCGAGGCCTCGAACATTACGCTTGAGCGAGAAGACATCATGAGGCTGGAGAACATGCCGCCGATGGGCTGGAGCGGTGAACATCCTGACAGAGAGCGCGTGAAGATAGTATAA